The DNA window GAGCGGGTCGGTGCCCGCAGCGGCCGGGAAGAGCCGGATGCGGTAACCGCGCTGCGCCCTGCTCCGGCCGTTTCCGGTCAGTTCCCAGGCCAGAAGCGGCGTGGGCTCGTCCAGGCCGAGGGGGGATTTCGCGGTTTCTGTCCGAAGATCGTGCGGCCGAAGTGGCCCGGCGGTTTCGTCCACGTCACAGTCCGTCCGTTGAATGGGCGGTGAAACCTTTCAAGATTCGCGCGAGTGACGCTATTGTCGGCGCAGCGGACTGTCAAGGGCCTCCTATGCTGGATCCCAAGCCTGGTTCGTATGTGCGTGCGTGCGTGTATTCGTGAGTGGATTCGCAGGTGGCAGTGTCCCGGCGGTTGGGGTGGGAGTTCGCGGCCGGTCGGCGGGTGCGTTTGACGGTCGGTTCCGGGAACGGCTTTTTCCGGAACGGGCCTTACCGTGGGAGGGATTTCATGGCGGCGATTGCCGAAAGTGTGGGTCGTACGCCACACAGCGCCGCGCGTCGCCGAGGTATTCGCGACGTGGCCGAACTCGCCGGCGTGTCCGTCGGGACCGTTTCGAACGTGCTGAACAAACCCGCACTGGTGGCCGACGAAACCCGCCGCCGGGTGGAGGAGGCCATCGCGACACTCGGCTTCGTCCGCAACGGTTCGGCCCGCCAGCTTCGTGCCGGCACCAGTCGTGCGGTCGGAGCGATCGTCCTCGACATCGCCAACCCGTTCTTCACCGACGTCGCCCGCGGCATCGAGGACCGCCTCGCCGAGGACGACCACATCCTCATCCTGGCCAGCTCCGACGAGAGCAACGAACGCGAGCTCCGCTACCTCCGGCTGCTGGAAGAGCAGGGCGTGCAGGGCGTCCTGGTCAGCCCGGCCGAGGAGGACCTCACCTGGCTGGATCAGGCGCGCGCCCGCGGCACCGCCGTCGTACTCCTCGACCGCAGCGACGACGGCACGATGTGCTCGGTCGGGGTGGACGACGTACGCGGCGGCGAGCTCGCGGCCGCTCATCTGGTCTCGCTGGGCCACCGGAGGATCGCGTTCGTCAACGGGCCCACGAAGATCCGGCAGTGCGCGGACCGGCGCAAGGGTGTTCGCAAGGCACTGAAGTCCGCCGGTCTCACCCTGTCCGATTCGCTGGTCGAGGTGACCGTCAGCGCGCTCAACGCCGACGGCGGTGAGCAGGCTCTCACCCAGGTGCTCGACCATGCCGACGGCGTGACCGCGATCGTGTGCGTCAACGACCTGACCGCGCTCGGCGTGCTGCGGGGGTTGCGCGCACGAGGGCTCAGCGTGCCCGACGACGTCGCCGTGGTGGGGTACGACGACGTCGAGTTCGCGGCCGTGCTCACCACGCCACTGACCTCCATCCGCCAGCCGCGCTACCAGATCGGCCGGGCCGCCGCCGACCTCCTCCTCGCCGAGGCCGGGACTCGCAGCCAGCACGAACACGAGCACGAACAGGTGTTGTTCCAACCGGAGCTGGTCGTCCGGGAGTCCAGCGGCCCGCACCAACCGCGCTGACTTTCGCTGACCTCGGCGCGTTCGACCTCCTCGCACTGACAAGAGCCGGTTGACAGCCGGGCCGTTGTCAACCGGCCGGTGTCAATGCTGCCTTGCGCCTGCCGACGAGGGGCCTACGCCCTCAGCGGCGCATCGCCAGCACGCGGCGGATCGGGATGGCGATGTCCACTCCGTCCGGACGACCCTGCGCGCGTTCGGTGAGCCAGCCGATCGCCGCCGCCCGCCTGTCTTCTGAAAGCTCCGGCAGATACAGCGCGGTGATCAGAAGTTCGGCGTCGGCCGCGTCTCGTACGGAGAACACGAAGCGCTCGCGGGCGTCCTCCACCACGTGCAGGCCGGCCTCTTCCAGCCGGTCGCCCAGGTCGCCGAGCTCGGCCCAGCCGGGGAACCGCGGTGGCATGCGAAGCCTGGCCGTGAGAGGGCCGAGGACGAGCAGGTCGCTCGGCCGCAACGGCACCGCGGCCGGCACGGTCGCGGACAGCATCCCGCCCGGACGCAGCACCCGCGCGATCTCCGCCAGCGCCTCCGCCACCGGCTGGACCACCATCAGGCCCATCGAGCACACCACCGCGTCGAACCCGCCCTCGGTGAACGGCAGCCTGGTGGCGTCGGCACACAGCACCTGGGCGTGGTGGCGCTCCCGGGCCGTCTCCAGCTCCCGCCGCGACCGGTCGATGCCTACGACCAGGGGATCCTCGATGCCCTCGCGGTGGAACTGCTCCAGATGCAGGTCACCGGCCACCGCGCCGCTGCCGCACGCGACATCCAGCACGCGACGTCCCCTGCCGGCCACCGGCCGTAACACCCAGCCGTACGGCGTGAGGTCGCCGGCGTGACAACGGCGCAACAGCTCCTCGGTGACGCCGGCGTGCCGGACGTGGAAGTCGTCGAGATAGCCCAGCCAGTCAGACGTCACGGCTGGTCAGCCTCCTTCGCGGACGACGGTGGCAGGGCAGGTCGAGGATAGGACCCGGGCCGGGGAACGGGTGTCGCGGGCTACGACACCGCCTACAGGCGCCGGACGAAGATGTGGCCGGCGTGCTGGTGGGCGATCTCGGCGGTCGCGCCGGCGATCCGGGCCGACCCGTCGCCGCCCACCTCGCCACCGTCGCCGCCCCGGACCAGGACGCTGTCCGGCCCGGCCGTCACGGTCACGGTCTGCCCCGGGAGCGCACCCGCCCGGCGCAGCACCTCCATCAGCTCCGGCGTGGTCTGCAGCGGCTCGCTGATCCGGCGTACGACCACCTTTGTCTCCTCGCCGGGCCCGGCCCGGTCGACCACCTGCTCCAGCGACTCCACCTCGGTCAGGAAGTCCTCCACCGCACCGGTGTAGCCGAGCTCGGAAAGACCGGGGATGGGATTGCCGTACGGGGACACGGTCGGCTCGCCGAGGATCGTCACCAGCCGGCGTTCGACGTCGTCGGAGATCACGTGCTCCCACCGGCACGCCTCGACGTGTACGAGCTCCCAGTCCAGCCCGATCACGTCGACCAGCAGCCGCTCGGCGAGCCGGTGCTTGCGCATCACCCGGGTGGCCAGTGCCCGGCCCTTCGGCGAGAGCTCGAGGTGCCGGTCGCCCTGGACGGTGAGCAGCCCGTCGCGTTCCATCCGGGCCACCGTCTGGCTGACCGTGGGACCGGACTGGTGCAGGCGTTCGGCGATCCGGGCACGGAGGGGGACGATGCCCTCCTCCTCCAGCTCGTACACGGTGCGGAGATACATCTCCGTGGTGTCGATCAGATCGCTGTGGCTCACGCCGCGTGCTCCTTCTTAGGTCTGCCTGCCCAAAGGATACGCGGAGGTGTCCGAACCCGGCCGCGGTCGAAACGGGCGAAAGGCTTGGCAGGTGCGCCGTAACCGTCGTAACGGGCTGCCGGCGCTCGGGCTCGGCATCATAGGCCGAAAACGCCCACACGTGGCGTAGCGCTCACTGACGGGTCCGATGCGGACCGGCCGCGCGAGATCGCCGCGCCGCCGGGACGACCCCGGAAGCACGGCGACCACCCGCTCGCGCTCACGCGCTCTTGCGCGCCGCGCCTCTTTCCTCTGCCTTGCGCCGGTCCCGCTCGCGCTTGCGGCGGGTGCGTTCCTTCGTCCAACGAACCTTTGCTCGCGATCCTCGTCCCATGGTCGGGAGCCTATCCCTTCCGCGTGTACCGTCCGGGACCCTCGCCCGGTGGCGCCCCTGAACCGCCGGCCGACGGCGCCCTGCGGCCGTGCCGCGATTCAGGCCAGCAGGTCCAGCCGCGCCCGGTCGACCGGGTGGGCGAAGTCCTCGCCCCGGGCGAAGCGTTCGACCTCGTCCACCGCGAGCGCACCCATCCGGTGGACCTCGTTGCCCAGCGACCCGGCGATGTGGGGAGTGAGCACGACGTTCGGGAGCCCGAACAACGGCGAGTCCGCGGGCAGCGGCTCCGGGTCGGTGACGTCCAGCACCGCGGACAGCCGCCCGCTCACCGCCTCCGCGGTCAGTGCGGCGGTGTCCACCAGCCGGCCGCGCGCGGTGTTGACGAGCGTCGCGCCGTCGGGCATCAGGGCCAGCCGGCGGGCGTCGAACATGTGGTACGTCGCGGGTATGTCCGGCGCGTGGATGCTCACCACGTCCGAACCGGCGGCGAGCTCGTCCAGGTCGACCAGCCGGGCGCCGAGGTCCGATGCCTGCGCCGCGGTCAGGGTCGGGTCGGCCAGCAGGGGATCCATGTCGTACGCCGCGAGCAGGTTCAGCACCCGCCGCCCGACGTGGGAGGCGCCGACAATCCCGACCGTGGTGCGGTAGTTGCCGAGGCCGGGGAACCGTGCCGCCCAGTCCTGTCGCCGTCCGTCGGCGCGGTAGGCCGCCTGGATCGGGAACGCCCGCTTGCCGGCGAGCACCACCATGGCGACGGTGTACTCCGCGACGGGTACGGCGTTCGCGGCGACCGCCGAGGAGACCCGGACGCCGTGGTCCCAGGCGGCCTGGGTGACCAGGCTCTTGACCGAGCCGGCACCGTGCACGATCGCGGCCAGCCCGGGTGCGGCGGCGACCGCCCCGGCGTCCACGGGCGGAGCGCCCCAGCAGGTGAGCAGCACCTGCGCGCGTCCGAGGACCGATCTGGCCCGCGCGCTGTGGTACTCGTCCAGGACGAGGTCGAGGTCCACGTCCGCGAGTGCGGCGAGGCGCTGGCGTTGGTGGTCGTCGAGTAGGCGGGGCAGGTTTGCCGGGGACATCGCGAGCACGACGGCGGGACGCTGCGCTGGGGCCATGTGCGGCAGCGTAGCGCGCGTGGGTAAGCGCTTCCCGAAGCCGGTGACGACGGCGGTGGCCACGTCCGGCGCCGGCCGGGATGCCTCTGCGACCATGTCACCGCGCTGCAGGTCTGTCCCAACGGTGCGCGAAGCCGCGCCGGTGCTGCACCTCCCCGACGTCGCCCTCGCCCGGGCAACGACGCCCTCGTCCACGCCGCACGCGGGATCATCCAGCACACACAGCAGGGCACCCAGGGCCTGTCCTGAAGCGAGGTGGGACCGGATGGGGTCAGCCGCGGACCTTGCGGGTGCTCTCCCGGAGCACGACCTCACCGCGTACGCGTACCAGCCGGTCCTTCTCCGGAGCGTCGAGCTCCAGCGCGAGCTCCGCCGCACGTACGCCCATCTCCTCCAGCGGGAGCCGAACCGTGGTCAGCGGCGGGACCAGGTCGCGCAACGTCTGGATGTCGTCGAAACCGGCGATGGAAAGGTCACGCGGGATGTCGACGCCCTCGTCGCGGCAGGCGGCCATCGCACCGACCGCCATCACGTCGTTGACGGCGAACACGCAGGTGACACCGAGCCCTCTGGCTATCAGCTCGCGTGCGGCCTGGTAACCGCCGTCGCGGGTGAAGGGTCCCTCGACGATCGAGTCCGGCGCGAGCTGCACACCCTTCTCCGCCAGACCCGCCTTGAACCCGGCCAGCCGGTCGCGCGCGGTCAGCAGCGGGCGCGGACCGGCGAGTACGCCGAACCGCCGGTGCCCGAGCTCGGCCAGCTTCACCGCGAGCTCCCGTGCGCCCGCGCGGTTCTCCGGAAGCACCGTGTCGGCGGGCAGCTTGTGCTGGCTCACGCAGGCCACCCGGCCGCCCGAGCGCCGGAACGCGGTCACTTCCGCGGCCAGCCGCTCGGTCTGCTCCTTGTCGGCGGTGCGGGTGCCGGCGAGGATCACTGCCCGGGCGCGCTGGGCCCGCATCATCGCGACGTACTGCAACTCCCGGTTGGGGTTGCGCGAGGTGGTCCCCAGCGTCACGATCAGGCCGCGCTCGTCGGCGACGCGCATCACCCCGGACGCGATCGCGGAGAAGTACGGGTCGGCGATGTCGTGCATGACCAGGCCGACGGTCGAGCTCGTCCCGCGCGCCACCGCCTGGGCGTGCAGGTTGGGCGTGTAACCCAGCTCCTCCGCCGCCTTCAGCACGACCACCCGAAGGTCCTCGTTGACCCGGCGGGTGCTGCCGTTGAGCACCCGCGACGCGGTCGCCAGCGACACCCCGGCCCGCCGGGCGACGTCGCCGAGAGTGACCACCGTGGGAAGGCTCATGTGTTCCGTGTCTCCGCCCGCAGCTCGTCCCGGCGTACGTCGGTGTACGTCGGTGTACGTCGGTGCACGCCGGCCTGGCCCGGCGTACGCGCTCCAGCATGCCGGATCGGCTGCCCGCACGGGCGAGGGGACGCTCCGGGGAGCCGGCCTGTGCAGAAATTACCTTCACCAGCCCCGGCCTGTCGTGGACGTGTGCGCGCCGACGCGGTGACGGTGCGCAACGGCGCCCCCGGTCCGGCCGGGTCGGTCGCCGGGCTTGCTCCCGGTCGACCGGCTCGGCTAGGCTCCCTGAAAAGACGGGAAAGCGTTTTCCACATGTTTCCCTGACAGGTTCTCAGCGGGAGGAACCGATGGCCGTGCGTGAAGTCGGGATCGTCATGAACGGCGTGACCGGCCGGATGGGGTACAACCAGCACCTGGTGCGGTCGATCCTCGCCATTCGGGACCAGGGCGGCATCGAGCTCGCCGACGGCACCCGCGTCGTTCCCGATCCTCTCCTGGTCGGCCGCTCGGAGCAGAAGCTGCGCGACATCGCCGACCGCCACGGCCTGACCCGGTGGACCACCGACCTCGACACCGCCCTGTCCGACCACTCCACCCTGATCTACTTCGACGCCCAGACCACCCGCGCCCGGGAGAAGTCGGTGCTCGCCGCGATCGCCGCCGGCCGGCACGTCTACTGCGAGAAGCCGACGTCGGATTCGGTGGCCGGCGCCCTCGAACTCGTCCGGGCAGCCCGCGAGGCAGGGGTGAAGAACGGCGTCGTCATGGACAAGGTCTTCCTCCCCGGCCTGCGCAAGCTCCGGCGGCTGGTCGAGGGCGGGTTCTTCGGCCGGATCCTGTCCGTACGCGGAGAGTTCGGCTACTGGGTGTTCGAGGGCGACTGGCAGCGCGCGCAGCGACCGAGCTGGAACTACCGCGCCGAGGACGGCGGCGGGATCACCCTGGACATGTTCTGCCACTGGAACTACGTCCTGGAGTCGATCGCCGGCCGGGTGCGCGCCGTCACCGCACGGTCGGTGACCCACATCCCGCGGCGGTGGGACGAGCAGGGCCGGGCCTACGACGCCACCGCCGACGACGCGGCGTACGCGATCTTCGAACTGGAGGACGGCACGATCGCCCAGCTCAACTCCTCCTGGGCGGTGCGCGTCTACCGCGACGAACTGGTGGAGTTCCAGGTCGACGGGACCGAGGGCAGTGCGGTCGCAGGCTTGCGCAACTGCCGGATCCAGCACCGTTCGACCACGCCCATGCCGGTGTGGAATCCCGACCTGCCGGCCACCGAGCCGTTCCGCCAGCAGTGGCAGCAGGTGCCCGACAACGCGGTCTACGACAACGGTTTCAAGGTGGAGTGGGAGCAGTTCCTGCGGTACGTGCTGGAGGAGGACGCCCCGGCGTTCCCGCACGACTTCCTGGCCGCGGCCCGTGGCGTTCAGCTCGCCGAGCTGGGCCTCCAGTCGTCCCGCGAGGGCCGGCGGATCGAGGTGCCGGAGGTCGGCATATGACCGGCGTGCGGCTGAACCTCCCCCAGGCCGACGGATCCATCCGTCCGTACGAGCTGGCGGCACCGCGGCAGTGGCTCCGACGAAGCGACGGGTTCACCTCCCGGGTCGCCTTCGCGGCCGCTCACGTGGTGGCCGATCCGTTCGCCGACAACACTCCCGGCGCTCCTGCCCGGCTGGACTGGGATGCCACGTTGGCGTTCCGGCGACATCTGTGGGCGCACGGCCTGGGAGTCGCCGACGCGATGGACACCGCGCAGCGCGGCATGGGCCTGACCTGGGACACCACCGCGGAGCTGATCCGGCGCAGCGCAGCCGAGGCCGCGACCTGCCGCGGACGGGTGGCCTGCGGCGCCGGCACCGACCAGCTGCCGGCCCTCGGGGCTTCGGACGCCTCCGGGCCGCCGAGCCTGGACGACGTGGTCGCGGCGTACGAGGAACAGCTCGCCGTGGTCGAGGACGCGGGCGCGCAGCCCATCCTGATGGCCAGCCGGCACCTGGCCGCCGCCGCCCGGGACGCCGACGACTACCGCAAGGTCTACGACCGGCTGCTCGGCCAGGTGCGCCGCCCGGTGATCCTGCACTGGCTGGGGCCGATGTTCGACCCCGCGCTGACCGGCTACTGGGGTTCGGCCGACCTGGCCGCAGCGACGCGGACGTTCCTGTCGCTGGTGCACGATCACGCGGACGTGGTCGAGGGTGTCAAGGTGTCCTTGCTGGATGCCGACCACGAGATCGCCGTGCGGTCGAATCTGCCCACCGGCGTACGTCTCTACACCGGGGACGACTTCAACTACCCCGATCTGATCGCCTCCGGTTCGGACGCGCTGCTCGGCATCTTCGCCGCCATCGCACCCGCTGCCGCGACCGCACTGGCCGCACTGGACGCCGGCGACACCGCGGGCTACGACGAGGCGTTCGGGCCGACGGTGCCGTTGTCGCGGCACCTGTTCGGCACGCCGACGTACTACTACAAGACCGGAATCTGCTTCCTGGCTTGGCTTTCCGGACACCAGGATGCCTTCGCGATGGTGGGTGGGCTGCAGAGCGCACGCAGCGTTCCCCACCTGGTGGAGGCGTTCCGGCTCGCCGACCGGGCCGGGCTCCTGCCCGACCCGGACCTCGCCGCGGCCCGGATGCGAACCTTCCTCGCCCTGCACGGAGTCGCCGCGTGACTACCCGCCCCGTCGGCAGGGATGCCGAGAGCACCACCGACAGCACTACCGACAGCACTGTCAAGCCGGACCTGACACGGCTGTCCCTCAACCAGAAGACGACCAACAGCTGGGATGTCGCGCAGGCGGTCGCCGGTTGCGTACGCAAGGGAATCCCCGCCATCGGCCTGTGGCGCGAACCCGTGCAGGACATCGGGGTGGAACGCGCGGCCAAGCTCGTGCGCGACGCGGGTCTTCGGGTCTCCTCGCTGTGCCGGGGTGGTTTCCTCACCGCCGCGGAGCCGGCCGCCCGTCGACGTGCACTCGACGACAACCGGCTCGCCGTCGACGAGGCCGCGGCGCTGGGCGCGCCCTGCCTGGTCCTGGTCGTCGGCGGGCTGCCGGACGGGTCCAGGAACCTCCCCGCGGCGCGGGAGCGGGTGGCCGAGGCGGTCGCCGAACTCGCGCCGTACGCCGGTGAGCGGGGCGTCCGCCTCGCGCTCGAACCCCTGCACCCGATGTACTGCGCGGACCGCGCGGTGCTGTCCACCCTGGCGCAGGCACTCGACCTCGCCGAGCGGTTCCCGATCGAGCGGGTCGGCGTCGTCGTGGACACCTTCCATCTGTGGTGGGACCCGGCCGTCTTCGCCCAGATCGCCCGCGCGGGTGCGCGGATCGCGTCCTTCCAGGTGTGCGACTTCAACCTGCCCATCCCCGCGGACGCGTTGCTGGCCAGGGGAATGATGGGCGACGGCGTGATCGACTTCCGGCCGTTCCGGGAGGCGGTCGACGCCGCCGGCTACACCTGCGACATCGAGGTGGAGATCTTCAACGCCGATGTGTGGGCCGCCGACCCCGACCAGGTGCTCACCACGATGATCCAGCGCTACGCCGACCTCGTACTCTGAGGCGGCCTCCGCTCCCGCGGGGAGGTCGTGAAGCGTCAGTACGCCGCGTCGAGGCGCGCCCGCTGATCAGCACTGAGCTTCAGGTCGACCGCGCCGAGGCTTTCGTCGAGCTGCGCCACCGACGACGCGCCCACCAGTGGGATGACCGGCAAGGGTCCTCCGATCAAGTACGACAGCACGACCTGATTGACGGTGGCACCGGTCTCCTTGGCAACCTCGCCCAACGCCTTCATTCGGCGCGGTGTACCCGGGTGGTCGAACTCCAAGCCCATCGGCTTGTCGTCCCGGACGTACCGGCCGCCGAGGAGCGGTGAGTAGGCGACCAGGGTGAGCGATGGCTCCGCACGCAGGTAGCTGAGCAGATCGCCGCCGACTGCGCCCTGGTTGCCGTCGGGCGAGAGATCGCCCCGAAGGTCATAACGCGGACGCAGATAGGTGTGGCTGTACTGCAGAACCTCGTAGCCGGGCAAGCCCCTGGCCGCGGCGATGGTCCGGGCGCGCTCCACCCGCCAGGTCCAGTGGTTGCTCACTCCGAGCAGCCCGACGGTGCCTTCGGCGACGAGACCGGCGAAGCCCTCGACCGTCTCCTGCACCGGGATGGTGGGATCCTCGATGTGGGCGTAGAGCAGGTCGAGCTTGTCGACACCGAGGCGCTCCCGGCTGCGTTCGGCCGACTCGCGGATCACCTTGGCGGACAGACCTTCGGGATTGTCGATGTAGCTGGTGCCGGGTGCGAGTGGTCGCGCTCCCAGCTTGGTGGCGATGACGATCTCGGGTCCGACGCCACGGGACCGACGCCAGCGGCCGAGCAGCGCTTCGCTCTGCCCTCCCTGGTCGCCGTTCTCCCAGAAGACGTAGTTGTTGGAGGTGTCGACGAACGTACCGCCGGCCTCGACATAGCGGTCGAGGATCTCGAACGACGTCGCCTCGTCCGTGCGGGTGCCGAACAGCATGGCGCCGAGGCTCAGAACACTGACGTCGCGACGGGTCTTGGGGTCCTTGCCGATGGTGCGATAGTCCATGCGGTTGACCGTACTGCCCATGCCGCGTACGCCCCCGAGCCAATGCCGAACCGGCTCTCCGGACCAATGGCCGATGGCCGATGGCCGATGGCCAGAGTTGCGACCTCGCACGGAACCTTCGCTCAGTCAGCGCCAGGTCCTTGTCCATGGGTGGCGGATCGGCGTGTCTCTTCGAGGTCGCGTTGTGGACAACGGGTGAGCTGTCGGTGGCAGCCGTAGAGTTCGAACATGCAACCCGACGACGCAGGGGTACTGCGTGCCCGGTCGCGTTGCCGGTAAGGGCGTCACGTCTTTGTCGCGTCTAGTGTCAATGGGTCCTTGACATCAGGTGGCACAGCTGTCGCCCTCGTGGTAAAAGGGCGCTCCCGTCGGTCGGTGCACTCCGTGGCGAGCGTGCCGGACGTCCGGCCGCCGGGGTGAGCGCAGCGAAGCCGGAGGCGCACTGGTGGCCGGGTGGCCGGTGTGCTGATCTCTCGACACCGGCCGGCGGGTGTGCCCGGGGCGGCTCCCGGAGGGAGGTTGGGTTCAGGCCAAGCCCGAAGATTCCCCGGCGCCGGCCGCCGCGGCGAGTTGCGGCGCCCGCGACTGCTGCTTGCGCGGCATCATGCATCCCGCCCGCCCGGCCCTCGCCGCTGCGGGCGACGACCGCGCGTATGGCAGCAGCAGCGCCACCCGGGTGGATGTACTCGACGCGGACTGGCCGTCGTCGCGGACGAATGCCGGCGCGGCCGGCAGGTCGTGCCCGTTCGCGGCGCATCGGGACGAAGACGTCGAGCAGCAACACCAGGCCGTGCCACAGCACCGGCCGGTGGTGGCAGTCGTGGCGGATCATGCGGCATCACCCTGGCCGTTTGACGGGCGACGCGCCGGGCAGGAAGACCGTGACCGGTACTCGTGTCGAGGTGACGATTGAGGTGAGTTCGCGGTGACCGACGTCGGCGCCCTGTTCAGGACAGGCCAGGTGGCACCCGTCTCGGGCGTCTATCGCTTCATCGAGTCGGTGGACGCGGAGTGCGAACCGACACCGGAGGCCATGAAGATCCCGCTGAGCAAGGGTGAACGGTTTCCTCCGCACCGCAGATGCAAGGGAGCCGTCATCTGGGAGCTGACCGAGCGCGCTTGAGCGCGGCGGCGGCCCGCTCGACGACGACCCGGCGCGGCATACTGGGTGTGGCAGGTTGTGTGTGTTGGTGGGCCGCCCCGTTGCCGGTGGGGCGGCCTTTCCTGTGCCGGCTCACCGGGTACCACCCGCCCCCACGCGCTTATGCCAATTCCCGTCCCGCTGTTGCAGAATGTGGCACCTAGCACTGGCGTGCCCGGACCGGTCGCGAGACACGCGCAGGTACTCGCGCGCAGTGGCCGTGGTGGTGGCTCCAGTGGCGCACCGGAACCTGATGCCCGACACCTGCACCCGACACCGGGCACCAAAGCCGGGCCGCCCACAGACTGGCCGAGAGACCCGTTCAGGCTGCGCGGAGGACACCCAGCAGGCGGGCGACCTCGGCGGCCACCGCGTCGCGTCCCGGCGCGAGGTACTTGCGGGTGTCCACGACCTTCGGGTTGGCGGCGAGATACTCGCGCACCGCACCCGTGAACGCCTGGTTCAGCGAGGTGGCGATGTTGACCTTCGTCATGCCCGCCTCCACGGCCCGGGTGAGGTCGGCGTCGGGCACCCCCGAGGAACCATGCAAGACCAACGGGACCGGCACCGTCTTGCGGTTGGCGGCGATCAGGTCGAAGTCGAGCGATGCGGTCTTCTCCAGCATCGCGTGCGAGGTTCCGACCGCGATGGCGAGCGCATCGATGCCGGTGGACTCCACGAACGTGGCGGCCTCGGCCGGGTCGGTCCGTGCGCCCGGAGCGTGCACGCCGTCCTTGCCGCCGACCTCACCGAGCTCGGCCTCCACGAACACCCCGGCCGCGTGGCAGTGCCCGACGACCTCCCGGGTGGCCTCGACGTTCTCGTCGTACGGCAGGACCGAAGCGTCGTA is part of the Actinopolymorpha sp. NPDC004070 genome and encodes:
- a CDS encoding hydroxyacid dehydrogenase, translating into MAPAQRPAVVLAMSPANLPRLLDDHQRQRLAALADVDLDLVLDEYHSARARSVLGRAQVLLTCWGAPPVDAGAVAAAPGLAAIVHGAGSVKSLVTQAAWDHGVRVSSAVAANAVPVAEYTVAMVVLAGKRAFPIQAAYRADGRRQDWAARFPGLGNYRTTVGIVGASHVGRRVLNLLAAYDMDPLLADPTLTAAQASDLGARLVDLDELAAGSDVVSIHAPDIPATYHMFDARRLALMPDGATLVNTARGRLVDTAALTAEAVSGRLSAVLDVTDPEPLPADSPLFGLPNVVLTPHIAGSLGNEVHRMGALAVDEVERFARGEDFAHPVDRARLDLLA
- a CDS encoding class I SAM-dependent methyltransferase; the protein is MTSDWLGYLDDFHVRHAGVTEELLRRCHAGDLTPYGWVLRPVAGRGRRVLDVACGSGAVAGDLHLEQFHREGIEDPLVVGIDRSRRELETARERHHAQVLCADATRLPFTEGGFDAVVCSMGLMVVQPVAEALAEIARVLRPGGMLSATVPAAVPLRPSDLLVLGPLTARLRMPPRFPGWAELGDLGDRLEEAGLHVVEDARERFVFSVRDAADAELLITALYLPELSEDRRAAAIGWLTERAQGRPDGVDIAIPIRRVLAMRR
- a CDS encoding Gfo/Idh/MocA family oxidoreductase; this encodes MAVREVGIVMNGVTGRMGYNQHLVRSILAIRDQGGIELADGTRVVPDPLLVGRSEQKLRDIADRHGLTRWTTDLDTALSDHSTLIYFDAQTTRAREKSVLAAIAAGRHVYCEKPTSDSVAGALELVRAAREAGVKNGVVMDKVFLPGLRKLRRLVEGGFFGRILSVRGEFGYWVFEGDWQRAQRPSWNYRAEDGGGITLDMFCHWNYVLESIAGRVRAVTARSVTHIPRRWDEQGRAYDATADDAAYAIFELEDGTIAQLNSSWAVRVYRDELVEFQVDGTEGSAVAGLRNCRIQHRSTTPMPVWNPDLPATEPFRQQWQQVPDNAVYDNGFKVEWEQFLRYVLEEDAPAFPHDFLAAARGVQLAELGLQSSREGRRIEVPEVGI
- a CDS encoding LacI family DNA-binding transcriptional regulator, producing MAELAGVSVGTVSNVLNKPALVADETRRRVEEAIATLGFVRNGSARQLRAGTSRAVGAIVLDIANPFFTDVARGIEDRLAEDDHILILASSDESNERELRYLRLLEEQGVQGVLVSPAEEDLTWLDQARARGTAVVLLDRSDDGTMCSVGVDDVRGGELAAAHLVSLGHRRIAFVNGPTKIRQCADRRKGVRKALKSAGLTLSDSLVEVTVSALNADGGEQALTQVLDHADGVTAIVCVNDLTALGVLRGLRARGLSVPDDVAVVGYDDVEFAAVLTTPLTSIRQPRYQIGRAAADLLLAEAGTRSQHEHEHEQVLFQPELVVRESSGPHQPR
- a CDS encoding LacI family DNA-binding transcriptional regulator, which translates into the protein MSLPTVVTLGDVARRAGVSLATASRVLNGSTRRVNEDLRVVVLKAAEELGYTPNLHAQAVARGTSSTVGLVMHDIADPYFSAIASGVMRVADERGLIVTLGTTSRNPNRELQYVAMMRAQRARAVILAGTRTADKEQTERLAAEVTAFRRSGGRVACVSQHKLPADTVLPENRAGARELAVKLAELGHRRFGVLAGPRPLLTARDRLAGFKAGLAEKGVQLAPDSIVEGPFTRDGGYQAARELIARGLGVTCVFAVNDVMAVGAMAACRDEGVDIPRDLSIAGFDDIQTLRDLVPPLTTVRLPLEEMGVRAAELALELDAPEKDRLVRVRGEVVLRESTRKVRG
- a CDS encoding sugar phosphate isomerase/epimerase family protein; translated protein: MTTRPVGRDAESTTDSTTDSTVKPDLTRLSLNQKTTNSWDVAQAVAGCVRKGIPAIGLWREPVQDIGVERAAKLVRDAGLRVSSLCRGGFLTAAEPAARRRALDDNRLAVDEAAALGAPCLVLVVGGLPDGSRNLPAARERVAEAVAELAPYAGERGVRLALEPLHPMYCADRAVLSTLAQALDLAERFPIERVGVVVDTFHLWWDPAVFAQIARAGARIASFQVCDFNLPIPADALLARGMMGDGVIDFRPFREAVDAAGYTCDIEVEIFNADVWAADPDQVLTTMIQRYADLVL
- a CDS encoding metal-dependent transcriptional regulator, with the protein product MSHSDLIDTTEMYLRTVYELEEEGIVPLRARIAERLHQSGPTVSQTVARMERDGLLTVQGDRHLELSPKGRALATRVMRKHRLAERLLVDVIGLDWELVHVEACRWEHVISDDVERRLVTILGEPTVSPYGNPIPGLSELGYTGAVEDFLTEVESLEQVVDRAGPGEETKVVVRRISEPLQTTPELMEVLRRAGALPGQTVTVTAGPDSVLVRGGDGGEVGGDGSARIAGATAEIAHQHAGHIFVRRL
- a CDS encoding dihydrodipicolinate synthase family protein codes for the protein MTGVRLNLPQADGSIRPYELAAPRQWLRRSDGFTSRVAFAAAHVVADPFADNTPGAPARLDWDATLAFRRHLWAHGLGVADAMDTAQRGMGLTWDTTAELIRRSAAEAATCRGRVACGAGTDQLPALGASDASGPPSLDDVVAAYEEQLAVVEDAGAQPILMASRHLAAAARDADDYRKVYDRLLGQVRRPVILHWLGPMFDPALTGYWGSADLAAATRTFLSLVHDHADVVEGVKVSLLDADHEIAVRSNLPTGVRLYTGDDFNYPDLIASGSDALLGIFAAIAPAAATALAALDAGDTAGYDEAFGPTVPLSRHLFGTPTYYYKTGICFLAWLSGHQDAFAMVGGLQSARSVPHLVEAFRLADRAGLLPDPDLAAARMRTFLALHGVAA